From the genome of Alosa alosa isolate M-15738 ecotype Scorff River chromosome 20, AALO_Geno_1.1, whole genome shotgun sequence, one region includes:
- the kcng2 gene encoding potassium voltage-gated channel subfamily G member 2, which translates to MYQEVALLAGSSERQFTTFHFNPVENPQEVTARKGIFYKRVQLLRLDHESSLPPRVDSLAPSAAVTPPATTDDTPAIINVGGIRYRIPWSTLDEFPLTRLCKLRGCSNAEELLDVCDDYDVSRNEFFFDRSPAAFRSIVTFLAAGKLRLLREMCALSFQEELLYWGVEEQSLEWCCLRKLRLRQEEHREQLRRDEEEAELASPQSCDEEGHPGSGGGGGGGGGSGSSRGGAGGGSGSAAQEETRMACCMRKLRDMVENPHSGLPGKIFACLSVVFVAITAVTLCVSTMPDMRAEEERGECSQRCFNIFVLETVCVGWFSLEFLLRFIQTQSKCDFLRTPLNVIDVVAILPYYITLIVDALSPEGENGERPAGSGNNYLEKVGLVLRVLRALRIFYVMRLARHSLGLQTLGLTVRRCTREFGLLLLFLCVAMALFSPLVFLAESEMGAKQEFTSIPGSYWWAVISMTTVGYGDMVPRSIPGQVVALSSILSGILLMAFPVTSIFHTFSRSYLELKEEQMRASRQRPDAHDSTKSQNSEDSQDTDNSYHMTTAAAAQASVAALHRRSIAVMATQRPEDVKRSEKT; encoded by the exons ATGTACCAGGAAGTGGCCCTCCTGGCTGGCAGCTCTGAGCGCCAGTTCACCACCTTTCACTTCAACCCCGTGGAGAACCCCCAGGAGGTCACCGCCAGGAAGGGCATCTTCTACAAGCGCGTCCAGTTGCTCCGGCTTGACCACGAGTCCTCACTGCCCCCCCGGGTCGATAGCCTGGCCCCCAGCGCCGCCGTCACTCCACCAGCCACCACCGACGACACCCCGGCCATCATCAACGTGGGCGGCATCCGCTACCGCATCCCGTGGTCAACGCTGGACGAGTTCCCGTTGACCCGTCTGTGCAAGCTGCGTGGCTGCAGCAACGCCGAGGAGCTCCTGGACGTCTGCGACGACTACGACGTGAGCCGCAACGAGTTCTTCTTCGACCGCAGCCCCGCCGCCTTCCGCTCCATCGTGACGTTCCTGGCGGCGGGCAAGCTGCGCCTCCTGCGCGAGATGTGCGCGCTCTCCTTCCAGGAGGAGCTGCTCTACTGGGGCGTGGAGGAGCAGAGCCTGGAGTGGTGCTGCCTGCGCAAGCTGCGCCTCCGCCAGGAGGAGCACCGCGAGCAGCTGCGCCGCGACGAGGAGGAGGCCGAGCTCGCCTCCCCTCAGTCCTGCGACGAGGAGGGGCACCCGGGCagcgggggaggaggaggaggaggcggcggcaGCGGGAGCAGCAGGGGAGGTGCAGGAGGTGGGAGCGGGTCGGCGGCGCAGGAGGAGACGCGCATGGCCTGCTGCATGCGCAAGCTGAGGGACATGGTGGAGAACCCGCACTCGGGGCTGCCGGGGAAGATCTTTGCGTGCCTGTCGGTGGTGTTCGTGGCCATCACCGCCGTGACTCTCTGCGTCAGCACCATGCCGGACATGAGGGCCGAGGAGGAGCGG GGCGAGTGTTCGCAGCGCTGCTTTAACATCTTCGTGCTGGAGACGGTGTGCGTGGGCTGGTTCTCGCTGGAGTTCCTGCTGCGCTTCATCCAGACGCAGAGCAAGTGCGACTTCCTGCGCACGCCGCTCAACGTCATCGACGTGGTGGCCATCCTGCCCTACTACATCACGCTCATCGTGGACGCGCTGTCGCCCGAGGGCGAGAACGGCGAGCGGCCCGCCGGCTCGGGCAACAACTACCTGGAGAAGGTGGGCCTGGTGCTGCGCGTGCTGCGGGCGCTGCGCATCTTCTACGTGATGCGGCTGGCGCGCCACTCGCTCGGGCTGCAGACGCTGGGGCTGACGGTGCGGCGGTGCACGCGCGAGTTCGGCCTGCTGCTGCTCTTCCTCTGCGTTGCCATGGCGCTCTTCTCGCCGCTAGTCTTCCTCGCGGAGAGCGAGATGGGCGCCAAGCAGGAGTTCACCAGCATCCCGGGCAGCTACTGGTGGGCCGTCATCTCCATGACCACGGTGGGCTACGGCGACATGGTGCCGCGCTCCATCCccggccaggtggtggcgctgtCCAGCATCCTGAGCGGCATCCTGCTCATGGCCTTCCCGGTGACGTCCATCTTCCACACGTTCTCGCGCTCCTACCTGGAGCTGAAGGAGGAGCAGATGCGCGCCTCACGCCAGCGGCCCGACGCGCACGACAGCACCAAATCGCAGAACAGCGAGGACTCGCAGGACACTGACAACTCCTACCACATGACCACCGCTGCCGCCGCCCAGGCCTCCGTAGCCGCGCTGCACCGGCGCTCCATCGCCGTCATGGCAACACAGAGACCAGAAGATGTAAAGAGGTCAGAGAAGACCTGA